A stretch of the Duncaniella dubosii genome encodes the following:
- a CDS encoding DNA-processing protein DprA, which translates to MEKLNIDEVMALQMSGMPTSQIIKTNLAEFDRLYDEDPQLEEYIAKANSILDRQEKLGIVSISCQDSRFPDRLLAIGADCPAVIHCKGNLKLLEAEKAVAVIGARSADKEGNTKAYQLGADYARKGYVVVSGLALGCDAAAHRGCLDVKGGTIAVVGNGLDITHPRENKVLEDSILRNGGLMLSEQPIGVKANPTRLVARNRLQAALSEAVILAQCPAQSGSLHTMRFARKYGKESLAATFRQRTEANAGNYDLIEQNLAKPI; encoded by the coding sequence ATGGAAAAACTGAATATCGACGAGGTGATGGCATTGCAGATGTCGGGCATGCCCACCTCACAAATAATAAAGACCAACCTTGCGGAGTTTGACCGTCTGTATGACGAAGACCCGCAGCTTGAGGAATATATCGCAAAAGCCAATTCGATACTCGACCGGCAGGAAAAACTGGGTATCGTCAGCATTTCGTGTCAGGATTCACGGTTTCCGGACCGCCTGCTTGCCATCGGTGCCGACTGTCCGGCGGTGATACATTGCAAAGGCAACCTGAAGCTACTTGAAGCCGAAAAAGCTGTGGCTGTAATAGGAGCGCGCTCGGCTGACAAGGAGGGGAACACGAAAGCTTATCAGCTCGGTGCGGACTATGCCCGGAAAGGGTATGTCGTGGTGAGCGGTCTCGCTCTCGGATGCGATGCTGCCGCCCACCGTGGCTGTCTTGATGTCAAGGGTGGCACGATAGCTGTCGTGGGAAACGGACTCGACATCACACATCCGCGCGAGAACAAGGTTTTGGAGGATTCAATATTGCGCAACGGCGGTCTGATGCTGTCGGAACAACCGATAGGCGTCAAGGCCAATCCCACGCGTCTGGTGGCCCGCAACCGCCTCCAGGCTGCACTCTCAGAGGCTGTGATACTGGCCCAGTGTCCGGCTCAAAGCGGCTCGCTCCACACCATGCGCTTTGCCCGCAAATATGGTAAGGAAAGTCTTGCAGCCACTTTCCGGCAGCGCACCGAGGCAAATGCCGGCAACTATGACCTTATTGAACAGAATCTTGCAAAACCGATATGA